From a region of the Chloroflexota bacterium genome:
- the rpsP gene encoding 30S ribosomal protein S16, whose amino-acid sequence MLKIRLRRTGARKKPSYRIVVAESTAPRDGKYVEIIGMYDPLTEPATVKIDGDRAKHWISVGAQPTERVVKLMAREGLVEAPVYAAKATADAGDAADGDDKAAEADAE is encoded by the coding sequence GTGCTCAAGATCAGGTTGCGCCGGACTGGCGCCCGCAAGAAGCCCAGCTATCGCATCGTGGTCGCCGAGTCCACGGCGCCGCGCGACGGCAAATACGTCGAGATCATCGGGATGTACGATCCGCTGACCGAGCCGGCGACCGTCAAGATCGATGGCGACCGCGCCAAGCACTGGATCAGCGTTGGCGCCCAGCCCACCGAGCGCGTCGTCAAGCTGATGGCCCGCGAGGGTCTGGTTGAAGCGCCGGTCTACGCCGCCAAGGCGACTGCCGACGCCGGCGATGCTGCCGACGGCGACGACAAGGCCGCTGAGGCCGACGCCGAGTAG
- a CDS encoding KH domain-containing protein, with translation MRELVEYLTKSLVSDPDAVQVEEVDAGRMTVYEVTVAEDDVGKIIGRQGKVIRSIRSVVKAAATRAGTRVDVDVV, from the coding sequence ATGCGTGAGCTAGTCGAGTACCTCACCAAGTCGCTCGTGTCCGACCCCGACGCCGTCCAGGTCGAGGAGGTCGATGCTGGCCGCATGACCGTCTACGAAGTGACCGTCGCCGAGGACGACGTGGGCAAGATCATCGGCCGTCAGGGCAAGGTGATCCGCTCGATTCGGTCCGTCGTCAAGGCAGCTGCCACGCGGGCCGGCACGCGCGTTGACGTCGACGTCGTCTGA
- the rimM gene encoding 16S rRNA processing protein RimM, with the protein MAADSDQLTPADAPPASETGIAAAEPAPGLPPSSADEVFLIVARVVRAHGTQGELACEIITEFPQRFRRTPRVYLSAPRGPGRMEPLAEVAPKPYDVTQARLAQHRGFPEVILKLEGLTDRDEADALRGWLVQVPESESWRLPRGRFYWHQIIGLRVVTAEGEPIGTVAEILETGANDVYVVKGATGGERLIPAVKQHVLEIAPERGEMVVSLIPGM; encoded by the coding sequence ATGGCGGCCGACAGCGACCAGCTTACGCCAGCAGACGCGCCGCCAGCGTCGGAGACCGGTATCGCCGCCGCGGAGCCCGCGCCCGGCTTGCCGCCGTCCTCCGCCGACGAGGTCTTCCTGATCGTGGCGCGGGTCGTGCGGGCGCATGGCACCCAGGGTGAGCTGGCCTGCGAGATCATCACCGAGTTCCCGCAGCGCTTTCGTCGGACGCCACGTGTCTACCTGTCGGCCCCACGCGGCCCGGGCCGGATGGAGCCGCTCGCCGAGGTCGCCCCGAAGCCGTATGACGTCACGCAGGCGAGGCTGGCCCAGCACCGAGGCTTCCCGGAGGTCATCCTCAAGCTCGAAGGCCTGACCGACCGCGACGAGGCCGACGCGCTGCGCGGCTGGCTCGTCCAGGTGCCGGAGAGCGAATCGTGGCGCCTGCCGCGTGGCCGGTTCTACTGGCATCAGATCATCGGTCTGCGGGTGGTCACCGCCGAAGGTGAGCCGATCGGAACAGTCGCCGAGATCCTTGAGACCGGCGCGAACGACGTATACGTGGTCAAAGGCGCGACCGGCGGCGAGCGGTTGATTCCCGCCGTGAAGCAGCACGTACTGGAGATCGCGCCAGAGCGCGGCGAGATGGTGGTGTCGCTGATTCCCGGCATGTAG
- the recO gene encoding DNA repair protein RecO produces the protein MPRPRTYRVEAIVLRRVDFGEADRVLVLLTRERGKLPVVAKGIRRLSSRSAGHLELFTDVELQLAKGANLDVVTQAETRNAFRRVREDLTRTSTAYLIAETADALTEEAVEQPELFDLLVATFHALETTDDPRLLAAHYQLRLLDVTGFRPVLMTCVGCDQELQPGQNAFSAMVGGALCPRCGPSEPSSRPIHSDVLKVLRNLQRAGLPGSVHFRVPEQTIREVERTLRDLLERHTERRLRTPDLLARLRADAPAALPSAAPPEPAEVAAGSTPE, from the coding sequence ATGCCACGACCACGGACCTATCGCGTCGAGGCCATCGTGCTGCGACGCGTCGATTTTGGCGAGGCCGACCGCGTGCTGGTGCTGCTGACGCGCGAGCGCGGCAAGCTGCCCGTGGTCGCCAAGGGGATCAGGCGGCTCAGCAGCCGCTCGGCCGGCCACCTGGAGCTGTTCACGGACGTCGAGCTGCAGCTGGCGAAGGGCGCGAACCTGGACGTGGTCACCCAGGCCGAGACCCGCAACGCCTTCCGCCGCGTCCGCGAGGATCTGACGCGGACCTCCACGGCGTACCTGATCGCCGAGACCGCCGACGCGCTGACCGAAGAGGCCGTCGAGCAGCCGGAGCTGTTCGACCTGCTGGTGGCGACCTTCCACGCACTGGAGACCACTGACGATCCCCGGCTGCTGGCGGCGCACTACCAGTTGCGGCTGCTCGACGTGACCGGATTCCGTCCGGTGCTGATGACCTGCGTCGGGTGCGACCAGGAGCTACAGCCCGGCCAGAACGCGTTCAGCGCGATGGTCGGCGGGGCGCTTTGCCCGCGCTGCGGCCCATCCGAGCCAAGCAGCCGCCCGATCCACTCGGATGTGCTCAAGGTGCTGCGAAACCTTCAGCGGGCGGGCCTGCCCGGGAGCGTCCACTTCCGCGTCCCCGAGCAGACCATCCGGGAGGTCGAGCGGACGTTGCGCGATCTGCTGGAACGGCACACCGAGCGGCGGCTGCGGACCCCCGACCTGCTGGCGCGGCTGCGCGCGGACGCCCCGGCCGCCCTGCCATCGGCAGCACCACCGGAACCGGCCGAGGTTGCCGCGGGCAGCACACCGGAGTAG
- a CDS encoding GNAT family N-acetyltransferase yields the protein MAFTIEIDPMPRSADLRLLEEGLTGHAFASAGIAPFEPLAIFLYDEAGRVVGGLSGRFWDGVLDISTLWVHEDFRGEGYGRQLIEAAEAEGIRRNCEVAHLRTFDYQAPGFYKRVGYQEYHVEQGWPRGHSRHYFRKRLIP from the coding sequence ATGGCCTTCACCATCGAGATCGACCCGATGCCGCGCTCTGCTGATCTCCGACTGCTGGAAGAGGGCCTGACCGGCCACGCCTTCGCGTCGGCCGGTATCGCGCCGTTCGAGCCGTTGGCCATCTTCCTCTACGACGAGGCCGGTCGGGTCGTCGGCGGGCTGTCTGGCCGGTTCTGGGATGGCGTGCTCGACATCTCGACGCTCTGGGTGCACGAAGATTTCCGGGGCGAGGGGTACGGCCGGCAGCTGATCGAGGCGGCAGAGGCCGAGGGCATCCGGCGCAACTGCGAGGTGGCCCACCTCCGCACCTTCGACTACCAGGCCCCGGGTTTCTACAAACGCGTCGGGTACCAGGAGTACCACGTCGAGCAAGGGTGGCCGCGCGGCCACAGCCGCCACTACTTCCGGAAGCGGCTGATTCCCTAG
- a CDS encoding DUF2723 domain-containing protein yields the protein MIGASQPGPQRTDVRTARDATAGVALRGWAALTNWLAQRAAPYVPGQLRQRCHWPMFALFLLSLLVRLPFVSNALVNWDAVQFALATRSFDIARHQPHPPGYILYIGWGRMLTWLTGDANMAFVLTSVFASSLAVAMLYVLGRDLFGARTALVAAVLFAISPLVWYYSIVALTYAVETFFLLLVVWLCWRALVRPAVRPVVLAALILGLAGGVRQSTLVLLLPLWLYVGWRAGRPALVRGIATLALTCLAWFVPLIWLAGGPLEYLKDGLSLLGFVGSKTSVISGGLGAVANNLGQVAGGLLVGLNLGILLPLLAVWRRGALRPRLTLLHWTMLCLWAGPALATFVLGHIGQVGYLLLILPAACLLLALYVEAAGHGLARRLRLSPTGATAVIVGVLTVGNVVTVALAPQTAHAVLGDPVAASMVDVRDNDRFWEEVPAFLDRFTPQEAIVLAEASPWGSFRHAGYYLTGYRVYGLGNDRFGHFGWLYESYGGLTDYSLEGRARRIMPRPTAARYAIVLDPKIVRTIVQEAPTVEVLATGYRSIWVVDLAGVDSLTFQHGRTFLHGAVLPSREEIPFTLRDLRVDDIR from the coding sequence ATGATAGGAGCGTCTCAACCGGGGCCGCAACGCACCGACGTACGAACGGCGCGGGACGCGACGGCCGGCGTCGCCTTGCGCGGGTGGGCTGCGCTCACGAACTGGCTCGCGCAGCGCGCCGCGCCCTACGTGCCGGGCCAGCTCCGGCAGCGCTGCCACTGGCCGATGTTCGCCCTGTTCCTCCTGTCACTCCTGGTCCGCCTGCCGTTCGTGTCGAACGCCCTCGTCAACTGGGATGCCGTCCAGTTCGCGCTGGCGACGCGCTCGTTTGACATCGCGCGGCACCAGCCGCATCCGCCGGGGTACATCCTCTACATCGGGTGGGGGCGGATGCTCACCTGGCTGACCGGCGACGCGAACATGGCGTTCGTGCTGACGAGTGTCTTCGCCAGCAGCCTCGCGGTGGCGATGCTCTACGTGCTTGGCCGCGACCTGTTCGGGGCGCGGACCGCCCTGGTGGCCGCCGTGCTCTTCGCGATCTCACCGCTGGTCTGGTACTACAGCATCGTCGCGCTGACCTACGCCGTCGAGACGTTCTTTCTCCTGCTGGTCGTGTGGCTGTGCTGGCGGGCGCTGGTCCGGCCGGCCGTTCGCCCGGTCGTGCTGGCTGCCCTGATCCTCGGGTTGGCGGGTGGGGTGCGCCAGTCCACGCTGGTGCTGCTGCTGCCGCTGTGGCTCTACGTCGGCTGGCGGGCCGGCCGCCCGGCGCTCGTCCGAGGCATCGCGACGCTGGCGCTGACCTGTCTGGCGTGGTTCGTCCCGCTGATCTGGCTGGCTGGCGGGCCGCTGGAGTACCTCAAGGACGGCCTCTCGCTGCTCGGGTTCGTCGGCAGCAAGACCTCGGTGATCTCGGGCGGGCTTGGCGCGGTGGCGAACAACCTGGGGCAGGTCGCGGGCGGACTGCTGGTGGGCCTGAACCTCGGCATCCTGCTGCCGTTGCTGGCCGTCTGGCGGCGCGGTGCGCTCCGGCCCCGCCTGACGCTGCTGCACTGGACGATGCTCTGTCTGTGGGCTGGCCCGGCCCTGGCGACATTCGTGCTGGGGCACATCGGGCAGGTCGGCTACCTGTTGCTGATCCTGCCGGCGGCCTGCCTGCTGCTGGCGCTGTACGTCGAGGCCGCCGGTCACGGGCTGGCCCGCCGGCTGCGCCTCTCGCCGACCGGCGCGACAGCGGTCATCGTCGGGGTGCTGACGGTTGGCAACGTGGTGACGGTCGCGCTGGCCCCGCAGACGGCTCACGCTGTCCTCGGCGATCCGGTGGCCGCCTCGATGGTCGACGTGCGTGACAATGACCGCTTCTGGGAGGAGGTTCCGGCCTTCCTGGATCGGTTCACGCCACAGGAAGCCATCGTGCTGGCGGAGGCCAGCCCCTGGGGCAGCTTCCGCCACGCCGGCTACTACCTGACTGGCTATCGCGTCTACGGGCTGGGCAACGACCGCTTCGGGCATTTCGGCTGGCTGTACGAATCGTACGGCGGCCTGACGGACTACTCGCTGGAGGGCCGAGCGCGGCGCATCATGCCGCGTCCGACGGCCGCGCGCTACGCCATCGTGCTCGATCCGAAGATCGTGCGGACCATCGTGCAGGAAGCGCCGACCGTTGAGGTGCTGGCGACCGGCTACCGCTCGATCTGGGTCGTGGACCTGGCCGGGGTGGACAGCCTGACGTTCCAGCATGGCCGCACGTTCCTGCACGGCGCGGTGCTGCCCAGCCGCGAGGAGATCCCGTTCACGCTGCGCGATCTGCGGGTTGACGACATCCGCTAG
- a CDS encoding decaprenyl-phosphate phosphoribosyltransferase, whose amino-acid sequence MSDEAGSAGSPAPHVPPSPGRRGLALVRALRPKQWAKNLLVFAGLVFTYNLLNPGMLSRVALAFVVFCALSSAGYIWNDLRDVAADRLHPHKRHRPIASGQVPPALAVALGLVLGVAGLGLAVALGTSFALVASLYMLLTVTYSIWLKHLVLIDVFGISAGFVLRAVAGAVVIGVPVSPWLYFCTVLASLFLALGKRRNELELLASGAAGHRKNLEQYSLELVDQLILIVASVTIMAYSLYTFSAENLPRDHSMMLTIPVVVYGIFRYLYLVRVKRQGGAPEDLLLTDPGIFGTAVCWVGLSVIILYVLPH is encoded by the coding sequence GTGAGCGACGAGGCAGGGTCGGCCGGCAGCCCGGCGCCGCATGTCCCGCCGTCACCGGGCAGACGAGGGCTCGCACTCGTCCGCGCGCTGCGGCCAAAACAGTGGGCCAAGAACCTGCTGGTCTTTGCCGGGCTGGTCTTCACCTACAACCTGCTCAATCCTGGGATGCTCAGCCGGGTCGCCCTGGCGTTCGTGGTGTTCTGCGCACTGTCGAGCGCGGGCTACATCTGGAACGACTTGCGGGATGTCGCGGCGGACCGGCTGCACCCGCACAAGCGGCACCGGCCGATCGCGTCGGGGCAGGTGCCGCCGGCGCTGGCCGTGGCGTTGGGACTGGTGCTCGGCGTGGCCGGCCTGGGCCTCGCCGTGGCCCTCGGAACCTCGTTTGCGCTGGTCGCCTCGCTCTACATGTTGCTGACGGTCACCTACAGCATCTGGCTGAAGCACCTGGTGCTGATCGACGTATTCGGCATCTCAGCCGGATTCGTCCTTCGTGCCGTCGCGGGCGCCGTGGTCATCGGGGTGCCGGTCTCGCCGTGGCTCTACTTCTGCACCGTGCTGGCGTCATTGTTCCTGGCCCTCGGCAAGCGCCGCAACGAGCTGGAGCTGCTCGCGAGCGGAGCCGCTGGCCATCGAAAGAACCTCGAACAGTATAGCCTTGAACTTGTCGACCAATTGATCCTGATCGTGGCGTCCGTGACGATTATGGCCTACTCGCTGTACACGTTCTCGGCGGAGAACCTCCCGCGTGACCACTCGATGATGCTGACGATCCCGGTGGTGGTGTACGGCATCTTTCGCTACCTGTACCTCGTGCGCGTCAAGCGCCAGGGCGGCGCTCCGGAAGACCTGCTGCTGACCGACCCCGGCATCTTCGGCACGGCGGTGTGCTGGGTGGGGCTGAGCGTCATCATCCTGTACGTCCTGCCGCACTGA
- a CDS encoding DoxX family protein translates to MSVDLGLLVLRVAVGLILFGHGAQKLFGWFGGPGLAAATAMFGGHLRLRPAPFWVLVGSLSEVVGGLLLVAGLFGPAGAVAVVAAMLVAITVHWPAFWAQQGGIEYPLVLLVVALTLAIVGPGAYSLDSVLGLQLQTPLIVLGGLAVAVVGVGLALGTRAPATPSAQEAVARS, encoded by the coding sequence GTGTCGGTCGATCTCGGTCTGCTGGTTCTGCGGGTTGCCGTGGGGCTGATCCTCTTCGGGCATGGCGCGCAGAAGCTGTTCGGCTGGTTTGGCGGTCCTGGTCTGGCGGCCGCCACCGCCATGTTTGGCGGCCATCTTCGGCTTCGGCCGGCCCCCTTCTGGGTGCTGGTCGGCAGCCTGAGCGAGGTCGTGGGCGGCCTGCTGCTGGTGGCGGGACTGTTCGGTCCGGCCGGGGCGGTGGCCGTTGTCGCGGCGATGCTCGTGGCGATCACCGTTCACTGGCCGGCGTTCTGGGCGCAGCAGGGCGGCATCGAGTACCCGCTGGTCTTGCTCGTGGTGGCGCTGACCCTGGCGATTGTCGGTCCGGGCGCCTACTCATTGGACAGTGTGCTCGGCCTGCAGCTGCAGACGCCGCTCATCGTTCTGGGCGGGCTGGCGGTGGCTGTGGTGGGCGTGGGGTTGGCCCTCGGGACGCGCGCCCCGGCCACGCCGTCGGCGCAGGAGGCCGTCGCGCGCTCCTGA
- a CDS encoding helix-turn-helix transcriptional regulator, giving the protein MTATAHDSSLCPIYHHAIELIGRRWTGAILQVMRGGVARFSDIAGAIPGLSDRMLSERLKELEAEGLIARSVYAETPVRVEYRLTPAGEALGTVLDSVLAWAHEWLRPPAHADGSPTEAVADPARLRGR; this is encoded by the coding sequence ATGACTGCAACGGCGCACGATTCATCGCTCTGTCCCATCTACCACCACGCCATCGAGCTGATCGGTCGGCGCTGGACGGGTGCGATTCTCCAGGTTATGCGCGGCGGCGTGGCCCGCTTCAGCGACATCGCGGGGGCGATCCCCGGCCTCAGCGACCGCATGCTCTCCGAGCGGCTCAAGGAGCTTGAGGCAGAGGGGCTCATCGCGCGGTCCGTCTACGCCGAGACGCCCGTCCGCGTGGAGTATCGGCTGACGCCGGCGGGCGAGGCGCTGGGAACCGTGCTCGACTCGGTGCTGGCCTGGGCGCACGAATGGCTGCGGCCGCCGGCCCACGCCGACGGCTCTCCCACCGAAGCCGTGGCCGACCCGGCCCGGCTGCGCGGGCGCTGA
- a CDS encoding site-2 protease family protein — MQRYTPRDIVVLVAIAALFIWSYSRTRGQTWEEFALSLVALVVAVTFHECAHATVALMLGDPTAKLLGRVSLNPIRHLDLWGSLTFLFIGFGWGKPVPVNGHNMRRVSPLVGYAISALAGPASNVLLAFIATLPLRFVSAQSAFVDPLVFEFLQALLFVNIGLAAFNFLPIPPLDGFSLARLVLPPKVSDFLSQYGMFILIALVFLPQFFGRQFDFLTLVMRPLQSVIFQLVTFGLR, encoded by the coding sequence ATGCAACGTTACACGCCGCGCGATATCGTCGTTCTGGTGGCGATTGCTGCCCTCTTCATCTGGTCGTACAGCCGCACGCGCGGTCAGACCTGGGAAGAGTTCGCCCTGTCGCTCGTGGCGCTCGTCGTGGCGGTCACGTTTCACGAGTGCGCTCACGCCACGGTGGCGCTGATGCTCGGCGATCCCACGGCGAAGCTGCTGGGCCGCGTCTCGCTGAATCCGATCCGACACCTCGATCTCTGGGGGTCGCTGACGTTTCTGTTCATCGGGTTTGGCTGGGGGAAGCCGGTCCCGGTCAACGGCCACAACATGCGCCGGGTCAGCCCGCTCGTCGGCTACGCGATCTCGGCGCTCGCGGGCCCGGCCTCGAACGTCTTGCTGGCGTTCATCGCCACGCTGCCCCTGCGGTTCGTCAGCGCCCAGAGCGCGTTCGTCGATCCCCTCGTCTTCGAGTTCCTTCAGGCTCTGCTCTTCGTGAACATCGGCCTGGCAGCCTTCAACTTCCTGCCGATTCCCCCGTTGGATGGCTTCAGTCTGGCTCGGCTCGTCCTCCCGCCCAAAGTGTCGGACTTTCTCAGCCAGTACGGGATGTTTATCCTTATTGCGCTGGTCTTCCTGCCGCAGTTTTTCGGCCGACAGTTTGATTTCCTGACGCTCGTGATGCGGCCACTCCAGTCAGTGATCTTCCAACTGGTAACGTTCGGCCTGCGGTGA
- a CDS encoding prephenate dehydrogenase, whose amino-acid sequence MAKIAFQQVTIIGTGLLGSSLGLALKRLQPAPRVIGCDLDGSARREATGKRAVDKVTSNVVEAVRDSDLVIIATPVRAIELVLRDIAPMLQPGTVVTDTGSTKRQILEWAAQYLPAGVSFVGGHPMTGRNTAGSGGPSADLFNNAVYCVTSPPSADSKAVENIVKMVEAIGSTPYFVEADEHDGLVASISHLPYLVSTTMMRIAATDRGWREAKTIAAGGFATATHLSDADPRMFADICLTNREQVSRQIGRMIDDLAELREMVERGDESIYERFVGARQMHDEWLVGRSADEPAPAYNTADLKPSSLFFPSKLGELLRRGDKDKK is encoded by the coding sequence GTGGCGAAGATCGCCTTTCAACAGGTCACGATCATCGGGACCGGCCTGCTCGGGTCGTCGCTCGGGCTGGCCCTGAAGCGGCTCCAGCCGGCCCCGCGCGTCATCGGCTGCGACCTCGACGGCAGCGCCCGCCGCGAGGCGACCGGCAAACGTGCCGTGGACAAGGTCACCAGCAACGTCGTCGAGGCCGTCCGCGACTCCGACCTCGTCATCATCGCCACGCCGGTCCGGGCCATCGAGTTGGTTCTGCGAGACATCGCGCCGATGCTCCAGCCGGGCACGGTCGTGACCGACACCGGCTCGACCAAGCGCCAGATTCTGGAGTGGGCGGCGCAGTACCTGCCGGCCGGCGTCAGCTTCGTCGGCGGCCACCCGATGACGGGCCGGAACACGGCCGGTTCCGGCGGCCCGTCGGCGGACCTCTTCAACAACGCGGTCTACTGCGTGACCTCGCCGCCGTCCGCCGACTCAAAGGCCGTCGAGAACATCGTGAAGATGGTCGAGGCGATTGGCTCAACGCCGTACTTCGTGGAGGCCGACGAGCACGACGGTCTGGTCGCCAGCATCAGCCACCTGCCATATCTCGTCTCGACCACGATGATGCGGATCGCCGCGACAGATCGCGGCTGGCGCGAGGCGAAGACCATCGCGGCCGGCGGCTTCGCCACGGCCACCCACCTCTCTGACGCGGACCCGCGCATGTTCGCCGACATCTGCCTCACGAATCGCGAGCAGGTCTCACGGCAGATCGGCCGCATGATCGACGACCTTGCCGAGCTGCGCGAGATGGTCGAGCGCGGCGACGAGTCGATCTACGAGCGGTTCGTGGGCGCACGCCAGATGCACGACGAGTGGCTGGTGGGGCGTTCGGCCGACGAGCCGGCGCCGGCGTACAACACGGCGGACCTGAAGCCGTCCAGCCTGTTCTTCCCGTCCAAGCTGGGCGAGCTGCTGCGCCGAGGCGACAAAGACAAGAAGTAG
- a CDS encoding class I SAM-dependent methyltransferase, translating to MLRRLAEAKVALSKRLSRHRIDAFLRRELRDVQGAVLDIGAGLRPFADLIPGQTIALDYRARPDLDLIADAHHLPFGDATVDAIVCTEVFEHLLDPTAAARELIRVLKPGGRLVLTTRFCFPLHDRPGDYWRFTSYTLERLFKPLDAIVIPQHTAYQTLLVLLVRLVMEPTRLNRVVSLPVLAVCALLWGLDPLAGKLLPSDALTSGYLVAGRKPNA from the coding sequence GTGCTTCGGCGGCTGGCAGAGGCGAAGGTCGCGTTGAGCAAGCGGCTGTCGCGGCACCGGATCGACGCGTTCTTGCGCCGTGAGCTGCGTGATGTGCAGGGCGCCGTGCTGGACATCGGGGCCGGGCTGCGGCCCTTTGCCGACCTGATCCCCGGCCAGACCATCGCGCTCGACTACCGTGCCCGGCCGGACCTCGACCTGATCGCCGACGCCCACCACCTGCCGTTCGGCGATGCCACCGTGGACGCCATTGTCTGCACCGAGGTCTTCGAGCACCTGCTGGACCCGACCGCCGCCGCCCGCGAGCTGATCCGCGTGCTCAAGCCGGGCGGCCGGCTGGTGCTGACCACCCGCTTCTGCTTCCCCTTGCACGACCGGCCCGGCGACTACTGGCGCTTCACGTCGTACACCCTGGAGCGCCTCTTCAAACCACTGGATGCCATCGTCATTCCGCAGCACACGGCGTACCAGACGCTGCTGGTGCTGCTGGTGCGCCTCGTGATGGAGCCGACGCGCCTCAACCGCGTGGTCTCGCTGCCGGTCCTGGCCGTCTGCGCCCTGTTGTGGGGCCTCGATCCCCTGGCCGGCAAACTGCTCCCCAGCGATGCGCTGACGAGCGGCTACCTGGTGGCTGGCCGGAAGCCGAACGCTTGA